The following proteins are encoded in a genomic region of Flammeovirga pectinis:
- a CDS encoding helix-turn-helix domain-containing protein, which yields MNNKTIVLDASSLRKSYTKLQKDIGGQLIDNRLIGKTSLGDVNLEYFSLIPSVNISVNQVFLQNNVQVSTGVKAEKSSLFITILKKNSRFLIDSETEHETELSNGNAQYSIMLYKSSHSILIDFKKDEDIKWVGIRVEHEALEEIMEAQNSSSFSDFFKELKNKVYYEETNPEVEDITEELFAAQKLTMGRQAIVFGKGMELMGKLVSQLIEKNKRRKTPEKIISKEAFDIYFNIKDYLLSDYTNIPTIAMLSDKFKIGETKLKEDFKQIFGQPIFKFVTNHRMLDAHRALRYSEKPIGKIAKEVGYSHLSKFTTAFKRFYDYTPSELRNSKKIQSH from the coding sequence ATGAATAATAAAACGATAGTACTTGACGCAAGTAGTTTAAGAAAATCATATACTAAACTTCAAAAAGATATTGGAGGTCAGTTAATAGATAATAGATTAATTGGTAAAACATCTTTAGGTGATGTTAATCTAGAATATTTCAGTTTAATACCATCGGTAAATATTAGTGTAAATCAAGTATTTCTTCAAAATAATGTTCAAGTTTCTACTGGTGTAAAAGCAGAAAAATCTAGCCTTTTTATTACCATACTCAAAAAGAATTCTAGATTTTTAATTGATTCTGAAACGGAACATGAAACTGAACTTTCTAATGGTAACGCTCAATACAGCATTATGCTTTATAAGAGTAGCCATTCTATACTAATTGACTTTAAGAAAGATGAAGATATTAAATGGGTGGGAATTAGAGTAGAGCATGAAGCATTAGAAGAAATTATGGAGGCACAAAATAGCTCTTCATTTTCTGACTTCTTTAAAGAACTAAAAAATAAAGTTTACTATGAAGAAACTAATCCAGAAGTAGAAGACATTACCGAAGAATTATTTGCTGCTCAGAAGCTGACAATGGGACGCCAAGCAATTGTATTTGGAAAAGGTATGGAGCTAATGGGGAAACTTGTTTCTCAGTTAATAGAAAAGAACAAAAGAAGAAAAACTCCTGAGAAAATAATTTCTAAAGAAGCTTTCGATATCTATTTTAATATTAAGGATTACTTATTGAGCGATTATACCAACATTCCTACTATTGCTATGCTTTCTGATAAATTTAAAATTGGAGAAACGAAGCTAAAAGAAGATTTTAAACAGATTTTTGGGCAACCTATTTTTAAATTTGTGACAAACCACAGAATGCTTGATGCACATAGAGCACTGAGGTACTCAGAAAAACCTATTGGAAAGATTGCAAAAGAAGTTGGTTACAGCCACCTATCTAAATTTACCACTGCTTTTAAGAGGTTTTATGATTACACCCCTTCCGAATTAAGAAATTCTAAGAAAATTCAATCTCATTAA
- a CDS encoding class I SAM-dependent methyltransferase has protein sequence MAFDFHQDKKTYFNFQKENANKYVIPFIEKSIKIDASLRVLEIGCGEGGVLKAFLERGCYGMGIELSLPRVELANQFLEEYINQGKAQVIGKNVYDIDVDKELGEKFDLIILKDVIEHIPNQEKIIHHFRNFLKPKGKIFFGFPPWQMPFGGHQQICSSKVLSKVPYFHLLPKSIYKWILKNGNVSKGHVRELLEIKDTGISLERFERICKKEHFDILEKTLYFINPIYEYKFGLKPRTKIPILGDIPWVRNFVTTAGFYLVEMK, from the coding sequence ATGGCATTTGATTTCCATCAAGATAAAAAAACATACTTCAACTTTCAAAAAGAGAATGCAAACAAATATGTAATTCCCTTTATAGAAAAGTCAATTAAAATAGATGCTTCTTTACGTGTTCTAGAAATAGGATGTGGAGAAGGTGGTGTGCTAAAAGCCTTTTTAGAGAGGGGTTGCTACGGTATGGGGATAGAGTTAAGCCTTCCTAGAGTAGAACTCGCTAATCAGTTTTTAGAAGAATATATCAACCAAGGTAAAGCTCAAGTAATAGGTAAAAATGTTTACGATATTGATGTAGATAAGGAATTAGGAGAGAAGTTCGATCTGATTATTTTGAAAGATGTTATAGAACATATTCCTAATCAAGAAAAAATTATACATCATTTTAGAAACTTTTTAAAACCAAAAGGGAAAATATTTTTTGGATTTCCACCTTGGCAAATGCCTTTTGGAGGGCATCAGCAAATTTGCTCTTCTAAGGTGTTATCAAAAGTTCCATATTTCCATTTACTTCCAAAATCTATTTATAAATGGATTTTAAAAAATGGAAATGTAAGCAAAGGACACGTAAGAGAATTGTTAGAAATAAAAGATACTGGAATTTCTTTAGAACGGTTTGAACGAATATGTAAAAAAGAGCATTTTGATATATTAGAAAAAACGCTCTATTTCATAAATCCAATTTATGAGTACAAGTTCGGCTTAAAGCCAAGAACAAAAATCCCAATTTTAGGAGATATACCTTGGGTGAGAAACTTTGTAACTACGGCAGGGTTTTACCTCGTAGAAATGAAATAA
- a CDS encoding small multi-drug export protein, with amino-acid sequence MFGPILGFSTGLSIIETIIITVLGMMLTVVVLTYAGTPARKKLMMWLNRGKKRKLFTKKNRMIVRLWQEYGMKGVAFFTPIFFGPPIGMLIALSFGEKKERIISYMFISAVFWGIVMNVAIYYFGEYMGWVQDSGVTVK; translated from the coding sequence TTGTTTGGACCAATTTTAGGTTTTTCAACAGGATTATCAATAATTGAAACCATCATTATTACTGTTTTAGGAATGATGCTTACTGTTGTTGTGCTTACGTATGCAGGGACTCCTGCAAGAAAGAAATTGATGATGTGGTTAAATAGGGGTAAGAAACGAAAGCTTTTTACCAAAAAGAACAGAATGATAGTGAGATTATGGCAAGAATACGGCATGAAAGGTGTTGCATTTTTTACTCCAATATTTTTTGGGCCTCCTATAGGAATGTTAATAGCTCTTTCATTTGGTGAAAAAAAAGAGAGAATAATATCATATATGTTTATAAGTGCCGTATTTTGGGGTATCGTTATGAACGTTGCCATATATTATTTTGGAGAATATATGGGCTGGGTACAAGATAGTGGAGTAACTGTAAAATAA
- a CDS encoding murein L,D-transpeptidase catalytic domain family protein: MNLIKFKLLKLQFLFLFLFVNAFASNHIPKHNIVNTESENLILTFYTIADLESKGLSYDAFKEGVTGYLNLLNEGEIQNKKVLSIIDFSQPSNQKRLYIIDIEKSCLLLNTYVAHGVNSGMLYANKFSNILNSRQSSLGFYKASETYNGKYGLSLKLDGLEKNINHKARERAIVLHPAKYVSQNFINNNGYTGRSFGCPAVSYKDHQKIINYIKGGSVMFIYTNKVDKAPTDLSTLPENTTALFSTYSCIAPKKIQPVYTSNE, from the coding sequence ATGAACCTAATAAAATTTAAACTTTTAAAACTGCAATTTTTATTTCTATTCTTGTTTGTAAATGCTTTTGCTAGTAATCACATCCCTAAGCATAACATTGTAAACACTGAATCAGAAAATTTAATTTTGACTTTTTACACCATTGCTGATTTAGAAAGTAAAGGCTTATCTTATGATGCGTTTAAAGAAGGTGTAACGGGGTATTTAAACCTTTTAAACGAAGGGGAAATTCAGAATAAAAAAGTTTTAAGTATCATAGATTTTAGTCAGCCTTCAAATCAAAAAAGACTTTATATTATTGATATCGAAAAATCTTGTTTACTACTTAATACTTATGTAGCTCATGGTGTGAACTCGGGAATGCTATATGCAAATAAATTTAGTAACATTCTTAATTCAAGGCAAAGCAGCTTAGGTTTCTATAAAGCATCTGAGACTTATAATGGTAAATATGGTCTATCTCTTAAATTAGATGGCTTAGAAAAGAATATAAATCACAAAGCAAGAGAAAGAGCTATTGTACTCCATCCTGCTAAATATGTTTCTCAAAATTTCATTAATAATAATGGGTATACCGGAAGAAGTTTTGGCTGTCCTGCAGTGTCCTATAAAGACCATCAAAAAATTATTAATTACATAAAAGGTGGTAGTGTGATGTTTATTTATACAAATAAAGTAGATAAAGCCCCAACAGACTTATCTACTTTACCAGAAAATACTACAGCATTATTTTCTACTTATTCTTGTATTGCTCCAAAGAAAATACAACCTGTTTATACCTCAAATGAATAG
- a CDS encoding tetratricopeptide repeat protein, protein MSNFYSKYLLTFCFTILSQFVVAQDWMKEGYEFIQQGEVDKAIDAFSKEIDFDLLNDAAYLERARMYMQKNNLEAALTDIDQALVINAVKPLGYYLKGYIYLSKNDNEEAIKWFSEAIHQDDEYVTAYVFRAEAEGNLNQLDKAITDYTKVIQLAPTAAMYYHRRGVIYKQTRNYNVALLDFKKALELDPRIIDAYIDQAEIFTHTQQYDSALVMINKGFELEQDNIKLLSLAGDCYKQTLKFDLALAAYDRAILFNPSYAYAYCRRGELYAKINKISEARTDFNTAINYAPNYGYAFFNRGVLSAREKKYAASITDYDSALTHFPNYYAALIEKAKSELALSKVDNSIATLQIAIKIDETKSYSYALLGNAYLGKSVYDSAIVAFTKAIEITPNYAYAYQQRGYLYKLTKAYDLALEDLNMSISLSSNNAKVFSYRGDVFLEKHEEDLAISDYDKALKLFPQFTYVLHQRAWTHIKLHDYEDALEDFSQLNKLGKSKYVDMYGEAVAFMELGKLSKSNAILEKAVELYPKYSSAKVLLGYNYAVLGKDDLASSQVENIEASERNSKEIIGVKGIIAYNNKDYKKALKYFNSALKKSPDNKTVIYYRSLTFDKLGKPSKSSVDRSRALALGYTAQQDYVVKKVLK, encoded by the coding sequence ATGTCTAATTTTTATTCAAAATACCTTTTAACTTTTTGTTTCACCATTTTATCACAGTTTGTGGTTGCTCAAGATTGGATGAAAGAAGGGTATGAATTTATCCAACAAGGAGAAGTTGATAAAGCTATTGACGCATTCTCTAAAGAAATAGATTTTGACTTACTTAATGATGCCGCTTATTTAGAAAGGGCTCGTATGTATATGCAAAAAAATAATTTAGAGGCCGCACTTACAGATATTGATCAAGCACTTGTAATTAATGCTGTTAAGCCATTAGGTTATTATTTAAAAGGATATATCTACCTAAGTAAAAATGATAATGAGGAGGCTATAAAATGGTTTTCAGAAGCAATTCACCAAGATGATGAATACGTTACTGCTTATGTGTTTAGAGCAGAAGCAGAAGGTAACCTTAATCAATTGGATAAAGCTATTACAGATTATACAAAAGTTATTCAGCTAGCACCTACAGCTGCAATGTATTACCACAGACGAGGGGTGATATATAAGCAAACTCGCAATTATAATGTTGCATTACTAGATTTTAAAAAAGCACTAGAACTAGACCCAAGAATAATAGATGCTTACATTGACCAAGCCGAAATATTCACACATACGCAGCAGTATGACTCTGCATTGGTAATGATAAATAAGGGTTTTGAATTAGAGCAAGATAATATTAAGCTATTAAGTCTAGCTGGAGATTGCTATAAGCAGACCTTAAAATTTGATTTAGCATTGGCAGCATACGATAGAGCTATATTATTTAACCCTAGCTATGCTTATGCATATTGTAGAAGAGGAGAACTTTACGCAAAAATTAATAAAATAAGCGAAGCAAGAACAGATTTTAATACTGCTATTAATTATGCTCCAAATTACGGTTATGCCTTTTTTAATAGAGGTGTATTAAGTGCAAGAGAGAAAAAATATGCGGCTTCTATAACAGATTATGATAGTGCTCTTACGCATTTCCCTAATTATTATGCGGCGTTAATCGAAAAAGCGAAGTCAGAACTTGCTTTATCTAAGGTAGACAACTCAATCGCTACCTTACAGATAGCAATTAAAATAGATGAAACTAAATCTTACAGTTATGCTTTACTTGGTAATGCTTACTTAGGGAAATCGGTATATGACTCTGCGATTGTAGCATTTACAAAGGCTATAGAGATTACTCCAAATTATGCTTATGCTTATCAACAAAGAGGATATTTATATAAATTGACTAAAGCGTATGATTTGGCCTTGGAAGACTTAAATATGTCTATCTCTTTATCTTCTAATAACGCTAAAGTATTTTCTTATAGAGGAGATGTATTTCTTGAGAAACATGAGGAAGATTTGGCTATAAGTGACTATGATAAAGCATTGAAATTATTCCCTCAGTTTACGTATGTTTTACATCAAAGAGCATGGACACATATCAAATTACATGATTATGAAGATGCCTTAGAAGATTTCTCTCAACTAAATAAGTTGGGCAAATCAAAATATGTAGACATGTATGGAGAGGCTGTTGCTTTTATGGAGTTAGGGAAGCTGAGTAAATCAAATGCTATTTTAGAAAAAGCAGTAGAATTGTATCCTAAATATTCTTCAGCAAAAGTACTCTTAGGGTATAATTATGCCGTTTTAGGTAAAGATGATTTGGCATCAAGTCAGGTAGAGAATATTGAAGCATCAGAGAGAAATTCTAAAGAAATTATAGGTGTAAAAGGAATTATTGCCTACAATAATAAGGACTATAAAAAAGCCTTGAAATATTTTAATTCAGCTTTAAAAAAATCTCCTGATAATAAAACCGTTATTTATTATAGAAGTCTGACTTTTGATAAATTAGGTAAGCCTTCAAAATCATCTGTTGATAGAAGTAGGGCATTGGCTTTAGGATATACTGCTCAGCAAGATTATGTGGTGAAGAAAGTATTGAAATAA
- a CDS encoding Crp/Fnr family transcriptional regulator, with amino-acid sequence MKLKRPDCETCPVRTLSIFECVDKAHLSEISRTKGFSAFKKGEVIFREGQPALGIYILHSGSVKITKTGVMGREQIVTFAKVGEIMGYQPMFLEEEYDISAVTLESSTICFIHRDKIFKLIDEDKDFAFKFIKTALQTTKKVTEIVSSLSQKTVRSRVAESILIINQEFGEDDNGFIQTSLSREDLSAMIGTSSESYIRTLKEFKDDGLISTKGKLIKIEKLGELTQIAEIYNYL; translated from the coding sequence ATGAAATTAAAAAGACCTGATTGCGAAACTTGTCCAGTAAGAACCCTTTCTATCTTTGAATGTGTAGATAAAGCACATCTTTCAGAAATAAGTAGAACTAAGGGTTTCTCTGCTTTTAAAAAAGGAGAAGTGATTTTTAGAGAGGGGCAACCTGCACTAGGTATTTATATTTTACATAGCGGAAGCGTTAAAATAACAAAGACTGGTGTTATGGGGAGGGAGCAAATTGTAACCTTTGCTAAAGTAGGAGAGATAATGGGGTATCAGCCTATGTTTTTAGAAGAAGAATATGATATTTCTGCTGTTACTTTAGAGTCGTCTACTATTTGCTTTATTCATCGCGATAAGATTTTTAAACTGATTGACGAGGATAAAGATTTTGCCTTCAAATTTATAAAAACAGCTCTACAGACTACAAAGAAGGTTACAGAAATTGTTTCTTCACTTTCTCAAAAAACAGTGAGAAGTAGAGTAGCGGAGTCTATATTAATAATAAATCAAGAATTTGGAGAAGACGATAATGGCTTTATTCAAACATCTTTAAGTAGAGAAGACTTGTCTGCAATGATTGGAACTTCTTCGGAATCGTATATTAGAACATTAAAAGAATTTAAAGATGATGGATTAATCTCTACAAAAGGTAAATTAATTAAAATAGAAAAATTGGGTGAGTTAACACAAATTGCAGAGATATACAATTATCTTTAA
- a CDS encoding group III truncated hemoglobin — protein sequence MQDLKDREDVILLVNTFYDKVRQHNELGPFFDEYVKIDWDSHLPRMYDFWESNLFFVSKYKGNPVTAHQSVDKKATIEQKHFGFWLQLWFTTVDELFEGEKANLLKSRARNMSHMLFMRIFNAREN from the coding sequence ATGCAAGATTTAAAAGATAGAGAAGATGTAATTCTTTTAGTAAATACATTCTACGATAAGGTAAGACAGCACAATGAACTAGGTCCTTTTTTTGATGAATATGTCAAAATTGATTGGGATTCCCACCTTCCTCGTATGTATGACTTTTGGGAGTCTAATCTCTTCTTTGTTTCTAAATATAAAGGAAACCCCGTAACTGCTCATCAAAGTGTTGATAAGAAAGCAACAATAGAGCAAAAACATTTTGGGTTTTGGTTACAACTATGGTTTACAACCGTAGATGAATTATTTGAAGGAGAGAAAGCTAATCTTTTAAAATCACGTGCTAGAAACATGTCACACATGCTATTTATGAGAATTTTC